In Luteitalea sp. TBR-22, one genomic interval encodes:
- a CDS encoding Xaa-Pro peptidase family protein, with amino-acid sequence MPLDVAAIQASLTAAGLDGWLLYDFHGSNPIAQSVAGMLGAPKMTTRRWYYFIPAQGEPQGLVHAVERHNLDHLPGTMRPYAGRRSLDEGLDALLSGRRRVAMEYSPGCNIPYLSRVDAGTLEAVRQRGVEVVSSGDLVQQFEAVWSAVQIATHEAASAALHRIKDRAFDVLRQVAAGSLQTTEYALQQQMVGWFAEEGLVSSDPPVVAAMANAGNPHYLPTADAHQPIGRNQLVLLDLWGKQGTPGAVYADITWVAYTGASVPDDMARAFDAIARARDAAVQRVQAALDAGGHARGFELDQAAREVLIGAGYADAILHRTGHSLGESVHGNGAHLDDYETRDERQLLDGSGFTIEPGLYFPTFGVRTEINVVIRGAEARVSGPCQGAITALAG; translated from the coding sequence ATGCCCCTCGACGTCGCCGCCATCCAGGCGAGTCTCACTGCCGCTGGCCTCGACGGCTGGCTGCTGTACGACTTCCACGGTTCCAACCCGATCGCGCAGTCGGTGGCCGGCATGCTGGGCGCGCCGAAGATGACCACGCGCCGCTGGTACTACTTCATCCCGGCGCAGGGCGAACCGCAGGGCCTGGTGCACGCCGTCGAGCGGCACAACCTGGACCACCTGCCGGGCACGATGCGCCCCTACGCCGGCCGCCGGTCGCTGGACGAAGGCCTCGACGCGCTGCTGAGCGGGCGGCGGCGTGTCGCCATGGAGTATTCGCCGGGCTGCAACATCCCCTACCTGTCCCGCGTCGATGCCGGCACGCTCGAGGCGGTCCGGCAGCGTGGCGTGGAGGTGGTGTCGTCGGGCGACCTGGTGCAGCAGTTCGAGGCCGTCTGGTCGGCGGTGCAGATTGCCACACACGAGGCGGCCTCGGCAGCGTTGCACCGCATCAAGGACCGGGCCTTCGACGTGCTGCGCCAGGTGGCTGCCGGCTCCCTGCAGACCACCGAATACGCCCTGCAGCAGCAGATGGTCGGCTGGTTCGCCGAAGAGGGGCTCGTCAGTTCCGACCCGCCGGTGGTGGCGGCGATGGCCAACGCCGGCAACCCCCATTACCTGCCGACCGCCGACGCACACCAGCCGATTGGCCGCAATCAGCTCGTCCTGCTCGACCTCTGGGGCAAGCAGGGCACGCCGGGCGCGGTCTACGCCGACATCACGTGGGTCGCGTACACGGGCGCCAGCGTGCCCGACGACATGGCCAGGGCGTTCGACGCCATCGCGCGGGCTCGCGACGCTGCCGTGCAGCGGGTGCAGGCCGCCCTCGACGCCGGGGGCCACGCGCGTGGGTTCGAACTCGACCAGGCCGCCCGCGAGGTGCTCATCGGCGCCGGCTACGCGGACGCGATCTTGCATCGGACCGGCCACAGCCTCGGGGAAAGCGTCCATGGGAATGGCGCGCACCTCGACGATTACGAGACGCGCGACGAACGGCAGTTGCTCGACGGATCGGGATTCACCATCGAGCCGGGCCTGTATTTCCCGACGTTCGGTGTCCGCACGGAAATCAACGTCGTCATCAGGGGCGCCGAGGCGCGGGTCAGCGGCCCGTGCCAGGGCGCCATCACGGCCCTCGCGGGCTGA
- a CDS encoding trypsin-like peptidase domain-containing protein → MSTRKTTLFYAVLLAIASVAIGMVLASRLDLSPTSSAQPLTAAPPANSAPITGSIDATTFRTIAREVSPAVVNIRTESTPRTEELTDFFGDDFLRRFLPEGQQPGQGNRQRRSRPQPQSQGAGTGFIIDAAEGLILTNNHVVENANKIHVAFFGDDADVEFEAKIVGRDPLTDSALIQLLKKPTAALHQVKFGDSDQMQPGDFVVAIGNPFNMNHTVTVGVVSALGRPFQVAPQRSVNMLQTDAAINPGNSGGPLLNVRGEVIGINTAILSDRAQASNMGIGFAVPINLVRELVPQLRTGKVTRGMIGVEIAPIEAQGFEDLGLTNRQGALVRTVRPGGPAGKAGLKPLDVIVEFNGKAVKNRDQLVDMVTRTRPGTTVPLRVVRDGKNTSLSVTIGELDLEAEAGSNEEESTVEESAGFGIGLEDITPDIARRLELPRSTGGAIVTEVDPGSAAAEGGLRRFDVITQINGQPVTSAADASKKLQAIASGRLARLLVLRGGQELGLAIRKD, encoded by the coding sequence ATGTCCACTCGCAAGACCACGCTCTTCTACGCCGTCCTGCTGGCGATCGCCTCGGTGGCGATCGGCATGGTGCTGGCGTCGCGGCTCGATTTGTCGCCGACCTCGTCGGCCCAGCCGCTGACTGCCGCACCGCCGGCCAACAGCGCTCCGATCACCGGCAGCATCGACGCGACGACGTTCCGCACCATCGCGCGCGAGGTGTCGCCGGCGGTGGTCAACATCCGCACCGAGTCGACGCCGCGCACCGAGGAGCTCACCGACTTCTTCGGCGACGACTTCCTCCGCCGCTTCCTGCCGGAAGGACAGCAGCCCGGCCAGGGCAACCGGCAGCGCCGCAGCCGTCCGCAGCCGCAGTCGCAGGGCGCCGGCACCGGCTTCATCATCGACGCGGCCGAGGGCCTGATCCTCACCAACAACCACGTCGTCGAGAACGCCAACAAGATCCACGTGGCCTTCTTCGGCGACGACGCCGACGTCGAGTTCGAGGCCAAGATCGTCGGACGCGATCCCCTCACCGACAGCGCGCTGATCCAGCTGCTGAAGAAGCCGACCGCCGCCCTGCACCAGGTGAAGTTCGGCGACTCCGACCAGATGCAGCCCGGCGACTTCGTGGTCGCCATCGGCAACCCGTTCAACATGAACCACACCGTCACGGTCGGCGTGGTCAGCGCCCTGGGCCGGCCCTTCCAGGTCGCCCCGCAGCGCAGCGTCAACATGCTGCAGACCGACGCGGCCATCAACCCGGGCAACTCGGGGGGGCCGCTCCTGAACGTGCGCGGCGAGGTGATCGGGATCAACACGGCCATCCTCAGTGACCGCGCGCAGGCGTCGAACATGGGCATCGGGTTCGCCGTGCCGATCAACCTGGTGCGCGAGCTCGTGCCGCAGTTGCGGACCGGCAAGGTCACGCGCGGCATGATCGGGGTGGAGATTGCGCCCATCGAAGCGCAGGGCTTCGAGGACCTCGGCCTCACGAATCGCCAGGGTGCACTGGTCCGCACGGTGCGGCCGGGCGGCCCCGCCGGCAAGGCCGGCCTCAAGCCGCTCGACGTCATCGTCGAGTTCAACGGCAAGGCCGTGAAGAACCGCGATCAGCTCGTGGACATGGTCACGCGCACGCGTCCCGGCACCACGGTGCCGTTGCGTGTCGTGCGCGACGGCAAGAACACCTCGTTGAGCGTGACCATCGGCGAACTCGACCTCGAGGCCGAGGCCGGCTCGAACGAGGAAGAGAGCACCGTCGAGGAGAGCGCCGGCTTCGGCATCGGGCTCGAGGACATCACGCCCGACATCGCGCGCCGCCTCGAACTGCCCCGCAGCACGGGCGGGGCGATAGTCACCGAGGTCGACCCCGGCAGCGCAGCGGCCGAGGGCGGCCTGCGCCGGTTCGACGTGATCACGCAGATCAACGGGCAGCCGGTGACCAGCGCCGCCGACGCCAGCAAGAAGCTGCAGGCGATCGCCAGCGGTCGGCTCGCGCGCCTGCTCGTGCTGCGCGGCGGGCAGGAACTCGGGCTCGCCATCCGCAAGGACTAG
- a CDS encoding class IV adenylate cyclase produces MVEREIKLEYPSIEAARAAVGALGLPLRHARRLQDDALYDTPDRSLRERGCALRLRLDAGRAIVTFKGTPVPGPMKVRPEFETSTDDAAMTRAIFEGLGYEVAFRYQKFREEFGDDTCVVALDETPVGVFVELEGQEARITELAAALGVEPDRYVTASYARLHAERRDALGLGPDMLFPA; encoded by the coding sequence GTGGTCGAGCGCGAGATCAAGCTCGAGTACCCCTCCATCGAGGCCGCGCGCGCCGCCGTCGGCGCGCTCGGCCTCCCCCTGCGTCACGCGCGGCGCCTGCAGGACGACGCCCTCTACGACACGCCGGACCGCAGCCTGCGCGAACGCGGCTGCGCCTTGCGCCTGCGGCTCGACGCCGGACGCGCCATCGTCACCTTCAAGGGGACGCCCGTGCCGGGTCCGATGAAGGTGCGGCCCGAGTTCGAGACGTCCACGGACGACGCCGCCATGACGCGGGCGATCTTCGAGGGCCTCGGGTACGAGGTGGCGTTCCGCTACCAGAAGTTCCGCGAGGAGTTCGGCGACGACACGTGCGTGGTGGCCCTCGACGAGACGCCGGTCGGCGTGTTCGTGGAGCTCGAAGGCCAGGAAGCGCGCATCACCGAACTCGCGGCGGCACTTGGCGTCGAGCCGGATCGGTACGTGACCGCGTCGTACGCGCGGCTGCATGCGGAACGGCGCGACGCCCTGGGCCTCGGCCCGGACATGCTGTTCCCCGCATGA
- a CDS encoding sugar phosphate nucleotidyltransferase, translating into MSAWPPAALVLTAGLGTRLRPLTDLRAKPVMPVGDDTLVGIILRRLAAQGIAEAVLNLHHLPHTITREVGDGSQYGVRVRYSWEQPVVLGSAGGPRHALPLVDGDTLLIVNGDTLCDIPLRALWDEHVASGALVTMGLMPHPAPGRYGGVTMDVPVPAPGLATPAEACPVLAAGVVTGFVPRTSIVPSVHFPGVQLVRREVLAGLPDNAPAESVGGVYPRLIASHPGAVRGVVFGARFDDVGTVDDYRRTCRAQAVDARGNVIDRTALVDPTARLRDCIVWPGAQVPAGCALHNVIVTGARPLPAGAALQDSIA; encoded by the coding sequence ATGAGCGCGTGGCCCCCGGCGGCGCTGGTCCTCACGGCCGGTCTCGGCACGCGCCTGCGCCCGCTCACCGACCTCCGTGCCAAGCCGGTGATGCCGGTCGGCGACGACACGCTCGTGGGCATCATCCTGCGCCGCCTGGCCGCGCAGGGCATCGCCGAGGCGGTGCTGAACCTGCACCACCTGCCGCACACGATCACCCGCGAGGTAGGCGACGGCTCGCAATACGGCGTGCGCGTGCGCTACTCCTGGGAGCAGCCCGTGGTGCTCGGCTCGGCGGGCGGTCCCCGGCACGCGCTGCCGTTGGTCGACGGCGACACGCTGCTCATCGTCAACGGCGACACGTTGTGCGACATCCCGCTGCGCGCGCTGTGGGACGAGCACGTCGCGAGCGGAGCGCTGGTCACGATGGGACTGATGCCGCACCCCGCGCCGGGTCGCTACGGTGGCGTGACGATGGACGTGCCGGTCCCCGCGCCCGGCCTTGCGACGCCGGCCGAGGCGTGTCCGGTCCTGGCGGCAGGCGTCGTCACCGGCTTCGTCCCTCGCACGTCGATCGTGCCGAGCGTCCATTTCCCCGGCGTCCAGCTGGTACGGCGTGAGGTGCTGGCCGGACTCCCCGACAACGCCCCGGCCGAGAGCGTCGGCGGCGTCTACCCGCGGCTGATCGCCTCGCACCCGGGCGCGGTGCGCGGCGTCGTCTTCGGGGCGCGCTTCGACGACGTGGGCACCGTCGACGACTACCGCCGGACCTGCCGCGCCCAGGCGGTCGATGCGCGGGGCAACGTGATCGACCGCACCGCCCTCGTGGATCCCACCGCCAGGCTGCGCGATTGCATCGTCTGGCCAGGCGCGCAGGTCCCCGCGGGGTGTGCCCTCCACAACGTGATCGTCACGGGCGCGCGCCCGCTGCCTGCCGGCGCCGCCCTGCAGGACTCGATCGCATAG
- a CDS encoding aminoglycoside phosphotransferase family protein, which produces MADSFQERVEQYLGRSGQRARGVRVVPLTGDASDRRYFRLIAPEGQTMVLAAYPTAFDETLPFLNVTRLLDQMPVPVPDILDEAPDLGLLLLEDLGDVTLQAHLGLATTEEHGRLYREAVRLIAALQSRGAELASDAYLPYGVAFDEAKLGWEMDFFLKHYLLGYRGVELDEGTQTAIRAELKLLVERLAAEPRVLCHRDYHSRNLMLHKQRLYLIDYQDARLGPDTYDLASLLRDSYVDLSDSTVNWLLAYFLALTGRPEAEAEFRERFDVMSLQRNLKALGTFGYQTTAKQNPVYIQYMPRTLRYVRTNLARYRMFGRLHDLLAAHVDELR; this is translated from the coding sequence GTGGCCGATTCCTTTCAGGAACGCGTGGAGCAGTATCTCGGGCGAAGCGGGCAGCGCGCGCGTGGCGTGCGCGTGGTGCCGCTGACCGGCGATGCGTCCGATCGCCGATATTTCCGCCTGATCGCCCCCGAGGGCCAGACGATGGTCCTGGCGGCGTACCCGACGGCGTTCGACGAGACGCTGCCGTTCCTGAACGTGACGCGCCTGCTCGACCAGATGCCGGTGCCGGTGCCCGACATCCTCGACGAGGCGCCGGATCTCGGCCTGCTGCTGCTCGAGGATCTGGGCGACGTCACGCTGCAGGCGCACCTGGGCCTGGCGACGACCGAGGAGCACGGACGCCTCTATCGCGAGGCGGTGCGGCTGATTGCCGCGCTGCAGAGCCGGGGCGCCGAACTCGCGTCCGACGCGTACCTGCCGTACGGGGTCGCCTTCGACGAGGCCAAGCTCGGCTGGGAGATGGACTTCTTCCTGAAGCACTACCTGCTCGGGTACCGGGGCGTGGAGCTCGACGAGGGCACCCAGACGGCCATCCGCGCGGAGTTGAAGCTGCTCGTCGAACGGCTCGCCGCGGAACCGCGCGTGCTGTGCCACCGCGATTATCACAGCCGCAACCTGATGCTGCACAAGCAGCGGCTGTACCTGATCGACTACCAGGACGCGCGGCTCGGGCCGGACACCTACGACCTGGCGTCCCTGCTGCGCGATTCGTACGTCGACCTGTCGGACTCGACGGTGAACTGGCTGCTGGCGTACTTCCTGGCGCTGACCGGTCGCCCCGAGGCGGAGGCCGAGTTCAGGGAGCGCTTCGACGTGATGTCGCTGCAGCGCAACCTCAAGGCGCTGGGCACGTTCGGCTACCAGACCACCGCCAAGCAGAACCCCGTGTACATCCAGTACATGCCGCGCACCCTGCGATACGTGCGCACCAACCTCGCCCGGTATCGGATGTTCGGCCGCCTGCACGACCTGCTCGCCGCGCACGTCGATGAACTGAGGTAG
- a CDS encoding sugar phosphate isomerase/epimerase: MDFGLSTHLFHAERLGPAHLEALAAEGFSAVEVFATRSHFDYHDRTAAGELAGWCAAAGVRLHSVHAPITEFLHGTTWGPPFSTGASGAAARTRTIDECIKALTLAEVAPYRHLVLHLGVPDEYAPPSGDNQRDAVLHTLDALAPVAERVGVQIAVEIIPNALSTARQLVRLIEDEERPELGICLDVGHARLQGDVIDALETVAGYLVTTHLHDNRGRADDHLVPFDGVIDWDELLIGFHKVGYDGTLLFELAAGPDGPAPTLRRAGAARRRMESMLGLDFVFADE, from the coding sequence GTGGACTTCGGCCTCTCCACTCACCTCTTCCACGCCGAGCGGCTCGGACCGGCGCACCTCGAGGCCTTGGCAGCCGAGGGCTTCTCGGCCGTGGAGGTGTTCGCCACGCGGTCGCATTTCGACTACCACGATCGGACGGCGGCCGGTGAACTGGCCGGCTGGTGTGCGGCGGCAGGCGTCCGGCTGCACAGCGTCCACGCCCCGATCACCGAGTTCCTCCATGGCACGACGTGGGGCCCGCCGTTCTCGACCGGCGCGAGCGGCGCCGCCGCACGGACCCGCACCATCGACGAGTGCATCAAGGCCCTGACGCTGGCCGAGGTCGCGCCCTACCGGCACCTGGTGCTGCACCTCGGCGTGCCCGACGAGTACGCGCCGCCTTCCGGCGACAACCAGCGCGACGCCGTCCTCCACACGCTCGACGCGCTCGCGCCGGTCGCCGAGCGGGTGGGCGTGCAGATTGCCGTCGAGATCATCCCGAATGCCCTGTCGACGGCGCGGCAACTGGTCCGCCTCATCGAGGACGAGGAACGCCCCGAGCTGGGCATCTGTCTCGACGTCGGCCACGCCCGGTTGCAGGGCGACGTCATCGACGCACTCGAGACGGTTGCCGGTTACCTGGTGACCACGCACCTGCACGACAACCGGGGCCGCGCCGACGACCACCTCGTGCCCTTCGACGGCGTGATCGACTGGGACGAGCTCCTGATCGGGTTCCACAAGGTCGGCTACGACGGCACGCTGCTGTTCGAGCTCGCCGCGGGGCCGGACGGGCCTGCCCCGACGCTCCGGCGGGCCGGCGCCGCCCGCCGGCGCATGGAGTCGATGCTCGGCCTCGACTTCGTCTTCGCCGACGAGTGA
- the asnS gene encoding asparagine--tRNA ligase → MPPVAYIQDIAQFDGQDVTLRGWLHNRRSSGKIHFLIVRDGTGFIQVVMSKADIGEELFAKADHLAQETSIIVTGKVRADARAKGGYELTGTSFEVVGESVDYPITPKEHGVDYLMDRRHLWIRSQRQHAILRVRHEIIDAVRDFFNSRGFILADTPIFTPSACEGTTTLFPVKYFDDGTAYLTQSGQLYNEANAMALGRVYAFGPTFRAEKSKTRRHLTEFWMVEPEMAYANLDDTMTLAEQLVESVVARVLDKRRPELAQLERDTTKLETVKTPFPRISYDDAVERLKGAGLPIEWGGDFGGTDETVLSDQFDRPVMVHRYPAAVKAFYMKPDPQRPELALGVDVLAPEGYGEIIGGGERLADYDLLLQRIKDHDLPQEAFDWYLDLRRYGSVPHAGFGMGIERVVAWICGLEHVRETIPYPRMLYRMYP, encoded by the coding sequence ATGCCGCCTGTCGCCTACATCCAGGACATCGCCCAGTTCGACGGCCAGGACGTGACCCTCCGGGGGTGGCTGCACAACCGCCGCTCCAGCGGGAAGATCCACTTCCTCATCGTGCGTGACGGCACGGGCTTCATCCAGGTCGTCATGTCGAAGGCCGACATCGGCGAGGAGCTCTTCGCTAAGGCCGACCACCTCGCGCAGGAGACCTCGATCATCGTGACGGGCAAGGTCCGGGCCGATGCGCGCGCCAAGGGCGGTTACGAGCTCACGGGGACGAGCTTCGAGGTCGTCGGCGAGTCGGTCGACTACCCCATCACCCCGAAGGAGCACGGCGTCGACTACCTGATGGACCGGCGTCACCTGTGGATCCGGTCGCAGCGGCAGCACGCGATCCTCCGGGTGCGGCACGAGATCATCGATGCCGTCCGCGACTTCTTCAACAGCCGTGGCTTCATCCTCGCCGATACGCCCATCTTCACGCCCTCGGCGTGCGAGGGCACGACGACGCTGTTCCCGGTCAAGTACTTCGACGACGGGACGGCCTACCTGACGCAGAGCGGCCAGCTGTACAACGAGGCCAACGCGATGGCACTCGGCCGGGTGTACGCGTTCGGCCCGACGTTCCGCGCCGAGAAGAGCAAGACCCGTCGGCACCTGACCGAGTTCTGGATGGTGGAGCCGGAGATGGCGTACGCCAATCTCGACGACACCATGACGCTGGCCGAGCAGCTGGTGGAATCGGTGGTGGCGCGGGTGCTGGACAAGCGCCGTCCGGAGCTCGCGCAGCTCGAGCGCGACACCACCAAGCTGGAGACGGTGAAGACGCCGTTCCCGCGCATCTCGTACGACGACGCGGTCGAGCGCCTGAAGGGTGCGGGCCTGCCGATCGAATGGGGTGGCGACTTCGGCGGCACCGACGAGACCGTGCTGTCGGACCAGTTCGACCGGCCGGTGATGGTGCACCGCTACCCGGCGGCCGTGAAGGCGTTCTACATGAAGCCCGACCCGCAACGCCCCGAGCTGGCGCTGGGGGTGGACGTGCTCGCGCCCGAGGGCTACGGCGAGATCATCGGCGGCGGCGAGCGCCTCGCCGACTACGACCTGCTGCTGCAGCGCATCAAGGACCACGACCTGCCGCAGGAAGCCTTCGACTGGTACCTGGACCTCCGTCGCTACGGGTCGGTGCCGCACGCCGGCTTCGGCATGGGCATCGAGCGCGTGGTGGCGTGGATCTGCGGCCTCGAGCACGTCCGCGAGACGATTCCGTACCCGCGGATGCTGTACAGGATGTATCCGTGA
- the rimO gene encoding 30S ribosomal protein S12 methylthiotransferase RimO, whose translation MKIGLVSLGCPKNLVDSEVMLGLAERAGHEITGDAAEADVLVVNTCAFIDSAKQESIDTILEMAQHKTGGRARRLVVTGCLAERYREELREQIPEIDAVLGTGEVDHIVGALEGSATAPATVGLFRRGTDGSAEPVTSVPKAEGRTPKADRASARHRDAEVLPTYLYDAATPRRLTTPGHYAYVKIAEGCDYNCAFCIIPKLRGAYRSRDEASVVAEARALAARGVKELLLVSQDTTFYGIDRDRQDRGALGRLLRALNAIEGLEWIRLLYLYPTTITAETIEAMAACEKVVRYIDLPLQHASAAMLKRMRRPGTRKSYETLLGNLRHALPGVTLRTTFVVGFPGETEADVDELVDFVKTIEFDHVGVFTYSHQEGTAAASLEDDVPEAVKRKRQKRVMQVQQRIVARRQKARIGQTVRVVVDGPSKEHDLVLQGRLPGQAPEVDPVVFFTDCDPTDFPPGTYVDAEVVDAAGYDLIVRPVEALTS comes from the coding sequence ATGAAAATCGGCCTCGTTTCCCTCGGCTGTCCCAAGAACCTCGTCGACTCCGAGGTGATGCTCGGCCTGGCCGAACGGGCCGGCCACGAGATCACCGGCGACGCGGCCGAGGCCGACGTGCTGGTGGTCAACACGTGTGCGTTCATCGACTCGGCCAAGCAGGAGTCGATCGACACCATCCTGGAGATGGCGCAGCACAAGACCGGCGGCCGGGCGAGGCGGCTGGTGGTCACCGGGTGCCTGGCCGAGCGGTACCGGGAGGAACTGCGAGAGCAAATCCCCGAGATCGACGCGGTGCTCGGCACCGGAGAGGTGGACCACATCGTCGGCGCGCTCGAGGGGAGTGCCACCGCGCCCGCCACGGTCGGCCTGTTCCGCCGCGGCACGGACGGGAGCGCCGAGCCCGTGACGTCGGTGCCGAAGGCCGAAGGCCGAACGCCCAAGGCCGACAGGGCGTCAGCGAGACATCGCGACGCCGAGGTCCTCCCGACCTACCTGTACGACGCGGCGACGCCCCGGCGGCTGACCACGCCCGGCCACTACGCGTACGTGAAGATCGCCGAGGGCTGCGACTACAACTGCGCGTTCTGCATCATCCCGAAGCTGCGCGGCGCCTACCGGAGCCGCGACGAGGCCTCCGTGGTGGCCGAGGCGAGGGCCCTGGCCGCCCGGGGCGTGAAGGAACTGCTCCTGGTGTCGCAGGACACGACCTTCTATGGCATCGACCGCGACCGGCAGGACCGGGGCGCGCTCGGCCGCCTGCTGCGGGCGCTGAACGCCATCGAGGGGCTGGAGTGGATTCGCCTCCTGTACCTCTACCCCACCACGATCACGGCCGAGACCATCGAGGCGATGGCCGCGTGCGAGAAGGTGGTGCGCTACATCGACCTGCCGCTGCAGCACGCGTCGGCGGCGATGCTGAAGCGGATGCGGCGGCCGGGCACCCGCAAGAGCTACGAGACCCTGCTCGGCAACCTGCGCCATGCCCTGCCCGGCGTGACGCTTCGCACCACCTTCGTCGTCGGCTTCCCCGGCGAGACCGAGGCCGACGTCGACGAGCTCGTGGACTTCGTCAAGACCATCGAGTTCGACCACGTGGGGGTCTTCACCTACTCCCACCAGGAGGGCACCGCAGCGGCCAGCCTCGAGGACGATGTGCCGGAGGCGGTGAAGCGGAAGCGGCAGAAGCGGGTGATGCAGGTGCAGCAGCGCATCGTCGCCCGCCGGCAGAAGGCGCGAATCGGCCAGACGGTGCGTGTGGTGGTGGACGGCCCGTCGAAGGAGCACGACCTCGTCCTGCAGGGCCGGCTGCCCGGGCAGGCGCCCGAGGTGGATCCGGTGGTGTTCTTCACCGACTGTGACCCCACGGATTTCCCGCCCGGCACGTACGTGGACGCCGAGGTGGTCGACGCGGCGGGGTACGACCTCATCGTCAGGCCGGTAGAAGCCCTGACCTCGTAA
- the rimP gene encoding ribosome maturation factor RimP, with amino-acid sequence MTTDTRLERVRTAATRVAGSCGLDIFDIQLRRESSGWVLRVVIDRPLQRDADGAVVVETPEQSIGIEDCQRVSTDLSTILDVEDVLDHTYTLEVSSPGLDRPLRHADDFRRFSGRLAKLVVPAGVEGQTHFEGRIAGVEDEVVILQVGRRKERRIPLAEISRARLEVEF; translated from the coding sequence GTGACAACCGACACGCGCCTGGAGCGCGTCCGGACCGCGGCCACCCGGGTCGCAGGTTCCTGCGGACTCGACATCTTCGACATCCAGCTGCGGCGGGAGTCGAGTGGCTGGGTGCTGCGTGTCGTCATCGATCGACCGCTGCAGCGCGATGCCGACGGTGCCGTCGTCGTGGAGACGCCGGAGCAGTCCATAGGGATCGAGGACTGCCAGCGGGTGAGCACGGACCTGAGCACGATTCTGGACGTCGAGGACGTGCTCGACCACACCTATACCCTCGAGGTGTCGTCACCGGGCCTCGACCGGCCGCTGCGCCACGCCGACGATTTCCGGCGGTTCAGCGGACGGCTCGCGAAGCTGGTGGTGCCGGCAGGGGTCGAGGGCCAGACGCATTTCGAGGGCCGGATTGCCGGCGTCGAGGACGAGGTCGTCATCCTGCAGGTGGGTCGTCGCAAGGAGCGACGGATTCCGCTTGCGGAGATCAGCCGGGCCCGTCTCGAGGTGGAGTTCTAG
- the nusA gene encoding transcription termination factor NusA — protein MSTNPLVQSIETLAKERGIDPAIVITAIEEAVLTASRKSYGKDGENLKARLNYETGEVELLAVKKVVETVENPATEISLGDAQDIYRVYGEEYAAGIELEDEIEFPKSKEKLGRIAAQTAKQVIFQKVREAERRNVFDEFSSRVGEVVTGTVKRFEQGDIIVELGRIEASLPRKEQSRAENYAIGDRVRTVIKNVNENLKGPQVILSRTDPALLVKMFEQEVPEIYDGTVMIRGAVREAGDRAKVAVYSRERDVDPVGACVGIKGTRVQAIIRELRGEKIDIVEFSEDPVEFVTNAISPARVQRVTILDDQERVMEVVVEDKQLSLAIGKKGQNVRLAAKLTGWKIDIKSEEEKRKEVEAQLAGFDWNAVAEGQAEVPLTGAAAMDALFDPNMGVEHVAEQAEAETATPGADEPPGDASPMGLESGPGRDAEPPQES, from the coding sequence ATGAGTACCAACCCGCTCGTGCAATCGATCGAGACGCTCGCCAAGGAGCGAGGGATCGATCCGGCCATCGTGATCACGGCAATCGAGGAAGCCGTGCTCACCGCCTCGCGCAAGTCCTACGGCAAGGACGGCGAGAACCTGAAGGCCCGCCTGAATTACGAGACCGGCGAGGTCGAGCTCCTGGCCGTCAAGAAGGTCGTCGAGACCGTCGAGAACCCGGCCACCGAGATTTCGCTGGGCGACGCCCAGGACATCTACCGTGTCTACGGCGAGGAGTACGCGGCGGGCATCGAGCTCGAGGACGAGATCGAGTTCCCCAAGAGCAAGGAAAAGCTGGGGCGCATCGCCGCGCAGACGGCCAAGCAGGTGATCTTCCAGAAGGTGCGCGAGGCCGAGCGGCGCAACGTGTTCGACGAGTTCTCGTCGCGGGTCGGCGAGGTCGTCACCGGCACGGTCAAGCGCTTCGAGCAGGGCGACATCATCGTCGAGCTCGGTCGCATCGAGGCGAGCCTGCCCCGCAAGGAGCAGTCGCGCGCCGAGAACTACGCCATCGGCGACCGCGTGCGGACGGTGATCAAGAACGTCAACGAGAACCTGAAGGGGCCGCAGGTCATCCTGTCGCGCACCGACCCGGCGCTGCTCGTCAAGATGTTCGAGCAGGAAGTGCCCGAGATCTACGACGGCACCGTGATGATCCGCGGCGCGGTGCGCGAGGCGGGCGACCGCGCCAAGGTGGCCGTGTACAGCCGCGAGCGCGACGTCGACCCGGTCGGCGCCTGCGTCGGCATCAAGGGCACCCGCGTGCAGGCCATCATCCGGGAGCTCCGCGGCGAGAAGATCGACATCGTCGAGTTCTCGGAAGACCCCGTCGAGTTCGTCACCAACGCCATCAGCCCGGCGCGCGTGCAGCGCGTCACCATCCTCGACGACCAGGAGCGGGTGATGGAGGTGGTGGTCGAGGACAAGCAGCTCTCGCTCGCGATCGGCAAGAAGGGCCAGAACGTGCGGCTCGCCGCCAAGCTGACCGGCTGGAAGATCGACATCAAGAGCGAGGAAGAGAAGCGCAAGGAAGTCGAGGCCCAGCTCGCCGGGTTCGACTGGAACGCCGTGGCCGAGGGCCAGGCCGAGGTGCCGCTCACCGGCGCCGCTGCGATGGACGCGCTGTTCGACCCCAACATGGGCGTCGAGCACGTGGCCGAGCAGGCCGAGGCCGAAACCGCCACGCCGGGGGCCGACGAGCCGCCGGGTGACGCCTCGCCCATGGGCCTCGAAAGTGGCCCGGGTCGGGACGCGGAACCGCCGCAGGAGTCGTAG